From Micromonospora rhizosphaerae, the proteins below share one genomic window:
- a CDS encoding helix-turn-helix domain-containing protein: MPLSASPVIRRLRLGAELRRLRHRTSLTLEQVCGRLGWASTSKLSRMELGQSRPDLVDVLDLLDVYEVSPGQREALILIARDAAAGRGWSRALGGMGERQRAYAELEAGAARIVEYQPAVVPGLLQTREYARLRVTAGAQLCPEVDVAADVRATRQEVLHRSRPPRYTALLDERACDPGGTPGDVWREQLQHLVTLADRPNVTIRLVSRDAVPHGGIHALTPFSHYAFPDPADPRMVMVETLTTDLRLVAEADVARYERLVDWLLAAALPAAETASLLARQADRPVVPRTRAPTDDPVVDIGRADG; encoded by the coding sequence ATGCCGTTGTCAGCGAGTCCTGTCATCCGGCGGCTGCGGCTCGGCGCCGAGCTGCGCCGGCTACGCCACCGGACGTCGCTCACCCTGGAGCAGGTCTGCGGCCGGCTCGGGTGGGCCTCCACGTCGAAGCTGTCCCGCATGGAGCTCGGTCAGAGCCGGCCGGATCTGGTCGACGTGCTCGACCTGCTGGACGTCTACGAGGTGTCGCCGGGCCAGCGGGAGGCGCTGATCCTCATCGCGCGGGACGCCGCGGCCGGCCGCGGCTGGTCGAGGGCGCTGGGCGGGATGGGGGAGCGGCAGCGCGCGTACGCCGAGTTGGAGGCGGGCGCGGCCCGCATCGTCGAGTACCAGCCCGCCGTCGTGCCGGGGCTGCTCCAGACCCGGGAGTACGCGCGGCTGCGGGTGACCGCCGGAGCGCAGCTCTGCCCGGAGGTGGACGTGGCGGCCGACGTGCGGGCGACGCGGCAGGAGGTGCTGCACCGGTCCCGTCCGCCCCGCTACACGGCATTGCTGGATGAGCGGGCGTGCGATCCCGGCGGTACGCCCGGCGACGTCTGGCGGGAGCAGCTGCAACACCTGGTGACCCTCGCCGACCGGCCCAACGTCACCATCCGGCTGGTGTCCCGGGACGCCGTGCCGCACGGCGGCATTCATGCGCTGACCCCCTTCTCCCACTACGCGTTTCCGGATCCGGCCGATCCGCGCATGGTCATGGTGGAGACACTCACCACCGACCTGCGGTTGGTGGCCGAGGCCGACGTCGCCCGGTACGAGCGGCTGGTCGACTGGCTGCTGGCGGCCGCGCTGCCCGCGGCGGAGACGGCATCGCTGCTGGCCCGGCAGGCCGACCGGCCGGTGGTGCCCCGGACCCGGGCGCCGACCGACGACCCGGTTGTGGACATTGGCCGCGCCGACGGGTGA
- a CDS encoding NlpC/P60 family protein, translating into MELQPGREALVRVPVATLWSAPEAARPVDRPALAAAPDLPAWIAGMDTDQQVGECVLSQLVLGERVLVTDLRPDGWAHVVAMEQPAAKLDPRGYPGWLPAAHLTTGPADPTGAGPDGAAAALVVDATVTTLHAAPDGPVTLPGVVLGTRLAPAGRAVDGWRPVHAPGHADPLWVPEGDVVPLPTERPEAKEVLAVAERLRSLVYIWGGMSSHGIDCSGLVHLAWRRFGVTLPRDADDQARATTPLALGDERPGDLYFFARPGRRIHHVGIVSTEPHGDDRRMLNACYLQRRVVEERLSADREATLVGAHRI; encoded by the coding sequence GTGGAGCTGCAACCGGGCCGCGAGGCCCTCGTCCGGGTCCCGGTGGCGACCCTGTGGAGCGCCCCGGAGGCGGCACGACCGGTAGACCGACCCGCCCTGGCTGCCGCGCCCGACCTGCCGGCCTGGATCGCCGGCATGGACACCGACCAGCAGGTCGGCGAGTGTGTGCTCAGCCAGCTGGTGCTCGGTGAGCGGGTGCTCGTCACCGACCTGCGCCCGGACGGCTGGGCCCACGTGGTCGCCATGGAGCAACCGGCCGCCAAGCTCGACCCGCGCGGCTACCCGGGCTGGCTGCCCGCCGCCCACCTGACCACCGGGCCGGCCGACCCGACGGGGGCCGGACCGGACGGCGCGGCCGCCGCCCTGGTCGTGGACGCCACGGTCACCACACTGCACGCCGCGCCGGACGGGCCGGTGACGCTGCCCGGGGTGGTCCTCGGCACCCGCCTCGCCCCGGCCGGCCGGGCCGTCGACGGGTGGCGACCGGTGCACGCTCCGGGGCACGCCGACCCGCTCTGGGTGCCGGAGGGCGACGTGGTCCCGCTGCCCACCGAGCGACCGGAGGCCAAGGAGGTCCTCGCCGTCGCCGAGCGCCTCCGCAGCCTCGTCTACATCTGGGGCGGGATGTCGAGCCACGGCATCGACTGCTCCGGCCTGGTGCACCTGGCCTGGCGACGGTTCGGGGTGACCCTGCCCCGGGACGCCGACGATCAGGCCCGGGCGACCACCCCGCTGGCGCTCGGCGACGAGCGCCCCGGTGACCTCTACTTCTTCGCCCGGCCCGGCCGCCGGATCCACCACGTCGGCATCGTCAGCACCGAGCCGCACGGCGACGACCGGCGGATGCTGAACGCCTGCTACCTGCAGCGCCGGGTGGTGGAGGAGCGGCTCTCCGCCGACCGGGAGGCCACCCTGGTCGGCGCGCACCGCATCTGA
- a CDS encoding antibiotic biosynthesis monooxygenase family protein yields the protein MVLEVALIDVTPGHEDDFAAAYQQAHPIIAGAEGCRSVRMTRGVESPARFVLLVEWDSVEAHDVNFRQSERFQQWRALIGPHFAGPPLVEHFIDVPV from the coding sequence ATGGTGCTTGAAGTCGCGCTGATCGACGTAACGCCCGGACACGAGGACGATTTCGCCGCCGCGTACCAGCAGGCGCACCCCATCATCGCCGGCGCGGAGGGTTGCCGTTCGGTCCGGATGACCCGGGGCGTCGAGTCCCCGGCCCGGTTTGTGCTCCTGGTCGAGTGGGACTCGGTCGAGGCGCACGACGTCAACTTCCGGCAGTCCGAGCGATTCCAGCAGTGGCGCGCACTGATCGGCCCGCATTTCGCCGGCCCGCCGCTGGTCGAGCACTTCATCGACGTTCCGGTCTGA
- a CDS encoding AAA family ATPase, with protein sequence MTASADPVPAPAGGRTGEPEFRHGMVVGKFYPPHAGHHALIEAAAARCAAVTVVVAPSRRESIPLADRVAWLREAHAATPWVRVVGRYDDHPVDYADPAVWDAHCAVFREAVGGEPVDAVFSSEAYGEELARRFDAVPVCVDRDRRAVPVSGTAVRADPVRHWRWLSPAVRAWFVRRVVVVGAESTGTTTMAAALAAQYGTAWVPEYGRELTVRKLAELRARRPAATVFDVIWDRDDFLEVVRAQQAAEDAAARVSGPLLFCDTDARATAVWEERYLGLSSEAVRAAARRPALYLLTDHVGVPFDDDGLRDGEHLRAWMTGRFRAELADCGVPVVELRGPHRERLATAVAACDALLAAGWSLADPLLPPA encoded by the coding sequence GTGACCGCATCGGCCGACCCGGTGCCCGCCCCGGCCGGCGGGCGAACGGGGGAGCCGGAGTTCCGGCACGGGATGGTGGTCGGGAAGTTCTATCCGCCGCACGCCGGTCACCACGCGCTGATCGAGGCCGCCGCGGCCCGCTGTGCGGCGGTCACCGTGGTGGTCGCCCCGTCCCGGCGGGAGTCGATCCCGCTGGCCGACCGGGTCGCCTGGCTGCGCGAGGCGCACGCGGCCACGCCCTGGGTGCGGGTGGTCGGCCGGTACGACGACCACCCGGTGGACTACGCCGACCCGGCGGTCTGGGACGCCCACTGCGCGGTCTTCCGGGAGGCGGTCGGCGGCGAGCCGGTCGACGCGGTCTTCTCCTCAGAGGCGTACGGCGAGGAACTGGCCCGCCGCTTCGACGCCGTGCCGGTCTGTGTGGACCGGGACCGGCGGGCGGTCCCGGTGTCCGGGACCGCGGTGCGCGCCGATCCGGTCCGGCACTGGCGCTGGCTGAGCCCGGCGGTGCGGGCCTGGTTCGTCCGCCGGGTCGTCGTGGTGGGCGCGGAGTCCACCGGCACCACGACGATGGCCGCCGCCCTCGCCGCCCAGTACGGCACCGCCTGGGTCCCCGAGTACGGCCGCGAGCTGACCGTCCGGAAGCTGGCGGAGCTGCGCGCCCGGCGGCCGGCGGCGACGGTCTTCGACGTCATCTGGGATCGGGACGACTTCCTCGAGGTGGTCCGGGCGCAGCAGGCGGCCGAGGACGCGGCGGCGCGGGTCAGCGGGCCGCTGCTGTTCTGCGACACCGATGCTCGGGCCACCGCCGTCTGGGAGGAGCGCTACCTGGGCTTGTCGTCGGAGGCGGTGCGGGCGGCGGCCCGGCGGCCGGCGCTGTACCTGCTGACCGATCACGTGGGGGTGCCCTTCGATGACGACGGCCTGCGCGACGGCGAGCACCTGCGGGCGTGGATGACCGGGCGGTTCCGGGCGGAGCTGGCCGACTGCGGGGTGCCGGTGGTGGAGCTGCGCGGCCCGCACCGCGAGCGGCTGGCCACGGCGGTGGCCGCCTGCGACGCGCTGCTGGCGGCCGGCTGGTCCCTCGCCGACCCGCTGCTCCCGCCGGCCTGA
- the uvrB gene encoding excinuclease ABC subunit UvrB, whose translation MALDIPRLDGRFQVVSEFQPAGDQPAAIDELERRVRRGDRHSVLLGATGTGKSATTAWLVERLQRPTLVLAPNKTLCAQLAKEFSELLPHNAVEYFVSYYDYYQPEAYIPQTDTYIEKDSSINEEVERLRHSATMSLLTRRDVIVVATVSAIYGLGTPEEYLDRAVRVNVGQELDRDQLLRRLVDIQYTRNDMAFQRGTFRVRGDTLEIIPAYEELAVRIELFGDEVEKLYYLNPLTGDVVREVDHLLIFPATHYAAGPERMERAVRDIETELGERLAELERQGKLLEAQRLRMRTTYDIEMMRQVGFCSGIENYSMHIDGRLPGSPPHCLLDYFPDDFLTVIDESHVTIPQIGGMYEGDASRKRMLIDHGFRLPSAADNRPLRFDEFLERVGQMVFLSATPGPWELEHAQGEYVEQVIRPTGLVDPEVIVKPTKGQIDDLMHEIKLRTERDERVLVTTLTKKMAEDLSDYLLENGIRVRYLHSEVDTLRRVELLRELRKGEYDVLVGINLLREGLDLPEVSLVAILDADKEGFLRSGRSLIQTIGRAARNVSGQVHMYADKITPSMADAIDETNRRRAKQIAHNEAHGISPEPLRKKIHDILDDIYREAEDTDTRVGGAARQLSRGKAPVKETRSRSRAGAAAPSREGMARADLANLIQELNDQMLAAARELQFELAARIRDEVADLKKELRGMDAAGVK comes from the coding sequence ATGGCGCTCGACATTCCCCGGCTCGACGGTCGTTTCCAGGTCGTCAGCGAGTTCCAGCCGGCCGGCGACCAGCCGGCAGCCATCGACGAGCTTGAGCGTCGGGTTCGGCGCGGCGACCGCCACTCGGTGCTGCTCGGCGCCACCGGCACCGGCAAGAGCGCCACCACGGCGTGGCTGGTGGAGCGGCTGCAACGGCCGACCCTGGTGCTCGCGCCCAACAAGACGCTCTGCGCCCAGCTGGCCAAGGAGTTCAGCGAGCTGCTCCCGCACAACGCGGTGGAGTATTTCGTCTCCTACTACGACTACTACCAGCCCGAGGCGTACATCCCGCAGACCGACACCTACATCGAGAAGGACTCCTCGATCAACGAGGAGGTGGAGCGGCTGCGGCACTCGGCCACCATGTCGCTGCTCACCCGGCGCGACGTGATCGTGGTGGCGACGGTGTCGGCGATCTACGGCCTGGGCACCCCGGAGGAATACCTGGACCGGGCGGTCCGGGTCAACGTCGGGCAGGAGCTCGACCGCGACCAGCTGCTGCGCCGCCTGGTGGACATCCAGTACACCCGCAACGACATGGCGTTCCAGCGCGGCACCTTCCGGGTCCGCGGCGACACGCTGGAGATCATCCCGGCGTACGAGGAGCTGGCCGTCCGGATCGAGCTCTTCGGTGACGAGGTGGAGAAGCTCTACTACCTCAACCCGCTCACCGGGGACGTGGTCCGCGAGGTCGACCACCTGCTGATCTTTCCGGCCACCCACTACGCGGCCGGCCCGGAGCGGATGGAGCGGGCGGTCCGCGACATCGAGACCGAGCTGGGCGAGCGGCTGGCCGAGCTGGAGCGGCAGGGCAAGCTGCTCGAGGCGCAGCGGCTGCGGATGCGCACCACCTACGACATCGAGATGATGCGCCAGGTCGGCTTCTGCTCCGGCATCGAGAACTACTCCATGCACATCGACGGCCGGCTGCCCGGCAGCCCGCCGCACTGCCTGCTCGACTACTTCCCGGACGACTTCCTCACCGTCATCGACGAGTCGCACGTGACGATCCCGCAGATCGGCGGCATGTACGAGGGCGACGCGTCCCGCAAGCGGATGCTGATCGACCACGGCTTCCGGCTGCCCAGCGCCGCCGACAACCGGCCGCTGCGCTTCGACGAGTTCCTGGAGCGGGTCGGCCAGATGGTCTTCCTCTCCGCCACTCCGGGTCCGTGGGAGCTGGAGCACGCCCAGGGCGAGTACGTCGAGCAGGTCATCCGTCCGACCGGCCTGGTCGACCCCGAGGTCATCGTGAAGCCCACCAAGGGTCAGATCGACGACCTGATGCACGAGATCAAGCTGCGCACCGAGCGGGACGAGCGGGTGCTGGTCACCACGCTGACCAAGAAGATGGCCGAGGACCTGTCGGACTACCTCCTCGAGAACGGCATCCGGGTGCGCTACCTGCACTCCGAGGTCGACACGCTGCGCCGGGTCGAGTTGCTGCGCGAGCTGCGCAAGGGCGAGTACGACGTACTGGTCGGCATCAACCTGCTCCGGGAGGGCCTCGATCTGCCCGAGGTGTCCCTGGTCGCCATCCTGGACGCCGACAAGGAGGGCTTCCTGCGCAGCGGCCGGTCGCTGATCCAGACCATCGGCCGGGCCGCCCGGAACGTCTCCGGCCAGGTGCACATGTACGCCGACAAGATCACTCCCTCGATGGCCGACGCGATCGACGAGACCAACCGTCGGCGGGCCAAGCAGATCGCGCACAACGAGGCGCACGGGATCAGTCCCGAGCCGCTGCGTAAGAAGATCCACGACATCCTCGACGACATCTACCGCGAGGCCGAGGACACGGACACCCGGGTCGGCGGCGCGGCGCGGCAGCTCTCCCGGGGGAAGGCGCCGGTCAAGGAGACCCGGAGCCGCAGCCGGGCCGGCGCGGCCGCCCCGTCTCGGGAGGGCATGGCCCGGGCCGATCTGGCCAACCTCATCCAGGAGCTCAACGACCAGATGCTGGCCGCGGCCCGCGAGCTGCAGTTCGAGTTGGCGGCCAGGATCCGGGACGAGGTCGCCGACCTGAAGAAGGAACTGCGCGGGATGGACGCCGCCGGCGTGAAGTGA
- a CDS encoding SDR family oxidoreductase, whose product MTERVALVTGVSRRIGIGAAVARTLAADGWRLLLTGLPDYDDAQPYGGDPEGVPALLAELGDVVSYRQADLLDPAAPGELVAEAVRRHGRLDAVVAVHAYSTHTPLGALDAAEIDRHLLVNVRATLLLAQAFAAAFRGDAGGRLVLFSSGQRLGPMPGELAYAASKAGVENLTVQLSPLLMPKGITVNCVNPGPTDTGYADPTLLAEVARLFPGGRWGTPEDAARLVRFLCSADADWITGQVIDSEGGFQRQR is encoded by the coding sequence ATGACGGAACGGGTCGCCCTGGTGACCGGCGTGAGCCGGCGGATCGGCATCGGCGCGGCGGTCGCCCGCACGCTCGCGGCGGACGGCTGGCGGCTGCTGCTGACCGGCCTGCCCGACTACGACGACGCCCAGCCCTACGGCGGCGACCCGGAGGGGGTGCCGGCGCTCCTGGCCGAGCTGGGCGACGTCGTCTCCTACCGGCAGGCCGACCTGCTCGACCCGGCCGCGCCCGGGGAGCTGGTCGCCGAGGCGGTACGCCGGCACGGCCGGCTCGACGCGGTGGTGGCGGTGCACGCCTACTCCACCCACACCCCGCTCGGCGCGCTCGACGCCGCCGAGATCGACCGGCACCTGCTGGTGAACGTCCGGGCCACGCTGCTGCTCGCGCAGGCCTTCGCCGCCGCATTCCGGGGCGACGCCGGCGGGCGGCTGGTGCTCTTCTCCAGCGGTCAGCGGCTGGGTCCGATGCCCGGCGAGCTGGCGTACGCGGCCAGCAAGGCCGGCGTGGAGAACCTGACCGTCCAGCTCTCCCCGCTGCTGATGCCGAAGGGCATCACCGTCAACTGTGTCAACCCCGGCCCGACCGACACCGGCTACGCCGACCCGACGCTGCTCGCCGAGGTGGCCCGGCTCTTCCCGGGCGGGCGCTGGGGCACCCCGGAGGACGCCGCGCGGCTCGTCCGGTTCCTCTGCTCCGCCGACGCCGACTGGATCACCGGACAGGTGATCGACTCCGAGGGCGGCTTCCAGCGGCAGCGGTGA
- the pnuC gene encoding nicotinamide riboside transporter PnuC produces the protein MLDWLTSTAFSIAGTGTTWAELLGFATGVVNVWLVARQHIANWPIGIANVLLLMLLFWTAGLYADAGLQIVYVALGLYGWWHWLFGGERRSRLTVARTGQREWWALAVAGVVLTGGLWLLLDRATDSTVPLADAVTTALSLLATYGQTRKLVESWWLWIAADLIYIPLYAYKGLWLTAGLYLIFLGLCVVGLRAWRADLRRRLTPTPVPPGPAAPVTA, from the coding sequence ATGCTCGACTGGCTCACCAGCACGGCGTTCAGCATCGCCGGGACCGGCACCACCTGGGCCGAGCTGCTCGGCTTCGCCACCGGCGTGGTCAACGTGTGGCTGGTCGCCCGGCAGCACATCGCGAACTGGCCGATCGGCATCGCCAACGTGCTCCTGCTCATGCTGCTCTTCTGGACCGCCGGCCTGTACGCCGACGCCGGCCTCCAGATCGTCTACGTCGCCCTGGGTCTGTACGGCTGGTGGCACTGGCTCTTCGGCGGGGAGCGGCGCAGCCGGCTCACGGTCGCTCGCACCGGCCAGCGCGAGTGGTGGGCGCTCGCGGTCGCCGGGGTGGTGCTCACCGGCGGGCTCTGGCTGCTGCTGGACCGGGCCACCGACTCGACGGTGCCGCTGGCCGACGCGGTCACCACCGCACTCTCCCTGCTGGCCACGTACGGGCAGACCCGCAAGCTGGTGGAGAGCTGGTGGCTGTGGATCGCGGCCGACCTCATCTACATCCCGCTCTACGCGTACAAGGGGCTCTGGCTGACGGCGGGGCTCTACCTGATCTTCCTCGGGCTCTGCGTGGTCGGGCTGCGGGCCTGGCGGGCGGACCTGCGGCGGCGGTTGACGCCGACCCCGGTGCCGCCCGGGCCGGCGGCCCCGGTGACCGCGTGA
- a CDS encoding TerC family protein, with the protein MNVSGLVWAGTLVALTAVLLVDLLIIGRRPHEPSVRESSLWVGFYVGLALLFGAGLWLAAGPSAAGQFYTGWLTEYSLSVDNLFVFVIIMARFGVPRQYQQKVLLIGIVLALVMRGGFIAAGAALISQFSWVFYIFGAFLIYTAINLARQGEPDEDEFSENVLIRWSRKALPLSRDFDGARLTTQKNGRRLFTPMLIVMIAIGTTDLIFALDSIPAIFGITQQPYLVFTANVFALMGLRQLYFLLGGLLDRLIYLSYGLAVVLGFIGVKLVLEALADNNLPFVNGGQHVAWAPHIPIWLSLTVIVGTLSVATAASLVKSSRDRRRELADARR; encoded by the coding sequence TTGAACGTGTCCGGATTGGTGTGGGCGGGGACCCTGGTCGCACTGACCGCGGTCCTGCTCGTCGACCTGCTCATCATCGGGCGGCGCCCACACGAGCCGAGTGTCCGCGAGTCGAGCCTGTGGGTCGGCTTCTACGTCGGGCTGGCCCTGCTCTTTGGCGCGGGGCTGTGGCTCGCGGCCGGGCCGAGCGCGGCCGGCCAGTTCTACACCGGGTGGCTCACCGAGTACAGCCTCTCCGTGGACAACCTCTTCGTCTTCGTGATCATCATGGCCCGCTTCGGGGTGCCCCGGCAGTATCAGCAGAAGGTGCTGCTCATCGGCATCGTGCTGGCGCTGGTCATGCGGGGCGGCTTCATCGCCGCGGGCGCCGCGCTGATCTCCCAGTTCTCCTGGGTCTTCTACATCTTCGGCGCGTTCCTGATCTACACGGCGATCAACCTGGCCCGCCAGGGTGAGCCGGACGAGGACGAGTTCAGCGAGAACGTGCTGATCCGGTGGAGCCGCAAGGCGCTGCCGCTCTCCCGGGACTTCGACGGCGCGAGGCTGACCACGCAGAAGAACGGCCGGCGGCTCTTCACCCCGATGCTGATCGTGATGATCGCGATCGGCACCACCGACCTGATCTTCGCGCTCGACTCGATCCCCGCGATCTTCGGCATCACCCAGCAGCCGTACCTGGTCTTCACGGCGAACGTCTTCGCGCTGATGGGGCTGCGGCAGCTCTACTTCCTGCTCGGCGGGCTGCTGGACCGGCTGATCTACCTGAGCTACGGGCTGGCCGTGGTGCTCGGCTTCATCGGGGTCAAGCTGGTGCTGGAGGCCCTCGCGGATAACAATCTGCCGTTCGTCAACGGCGGCCAGCACGTCGCCTGGGCCCCGCACATCCCGATCTGGCTCTCCCTGACCGTCATCGTCGGCACCCTCTCCGTGGCCACCGCGGCCAGCCTGGTGAAGTCGTCCCGGGACCGGCGGCGCGAGCTGGCCGACGCCCGTCGTTGA